The following are encoded together in the Trichocoleus sp. FACHB-46 genome:
- a CDS encoding RNA-binding protein, whose translation MTIYVGNLAFQATEEDLKEIFAEYGKVSRVSLPTDRETGRKRGFAFVEMEDDAKEDAAIAELDGAEWLGRELKVNKAKPRESSGASSRSRY comes from the coding sequence GTGACTATTTACGTTGGCAACCTGGCTTTTCAGGCTACTGAAGAGGATCTAAAGGAGATCTTTGCGGAATACGGCAAAGTCAGTCGAGTTAGCCTCCCTACAGACCGTGAGACAGGAAGAAAACGGGGTTTTGCGTTTGTCGAAATGGAAGATGACGCAAAAGAAGACGCCGCGATCGCTGAGCTTGATGGAGCAGAGTGGTTAGGTCGAGAGCTAAAAGTTAATAAAGCTAAGCCACGGGAAAGTAGTGGTGCTTCCTCGAGAAGTCGCTACTAA
- a CDS encoding penicillin-binding protein 1A, with the protein MSSNTIGQKKPANPAPMLQFVQAVAKVTGGTLLGITMLSSSVLAGGLVGLAISFRNLPDVRVLRSYVPTETTHVYDIKGKLLSSIHGEANREVVPLDKISPDLKRAVIAIEDSHFYSHHGINPVGVTRAFMANLEQGRTVEGGSTVTMQLVKNLFLSPKRAFSRKVAEGVLALRLEQILTKNQILEMYLNQVYWGHNTYGIETASASYFGKHASELNLAESAMMAGLIQAPENYSPFVSYKLAKQRQLTVLRRMRELQWITPQEEVAARKQPLKLGQITSFQASNMPYVTEAVVQELTKRFGRDAVLKGGMRVQTTIDTKLQRIAEDTVSRGHYRLSYMADQMALVAVDPRTHFVKAMVGGVDYKQSQYNRAVQALRQPGSAFKPFVYYAALASGKYGADSIVYDSPVSYPDGYEYYSPQNYDGTFAGAMSLRRALEMSRNIPAVKLGQEIGLNKVIEICRTLGIKSPMEPVISLPLGAVDLTPLEMAGSYATFANNGWHSETTFIAQVTDSSGNLLLDNTPKPQLVLDPWASASLNSVLQGVIERGTATSARLDRPAAGKTGTTSSERDIWFVGYVPQLSVAVWVGNDNYAPLGYGATGGTLVAPIWRDFMEQALRGVPAQSFRPASDFERP; encoded by the coding sequence ATTTGTGCAGGCAGTTGCCAAAGTGACAGGAGGCACCCTCCTGGGAATCACCATGCTATCTAGCTCTGTGCTGGCTGGGGGGTTAGTTGGTTTAGCGATTAGCTTCCGTAACCTCCCTGATGTGCGGGTACTGCGTAGCTATGTTCCTACCGAAACCACCCACGTCTATGACATCAAGGGCAAGCTGCTCTCTAGCATCCACGGAGAAGCAAACCGGGAAGTGGTGCCCCTAGACAAAATCTCTCCTGACTTAAAGCGAGCTGTAATCGCGATTGAGGATAGTCACTTCTACTCGCACCACGGCATCAACCCAGTCGGGGTTACCCGGGCTTTCATGGCTAACTTGGAGCAGGGCAGAACCGTGGAGGGGGGCTCCACCGTAACCATGCAGTTGGTCAAAAACTTGTTTCTGTCGCCTAAGCGGGCTTTTAGCCGGAAAGTGGCAGAGGGCGTGCTGGCTCTACGGCTAGAGCAGATTTTGACCAAAAATCAGATTCTTGAAATGTACTTGAATCAGGTTTATTGGGGGCATAACACCTACGGCATTGAAACAGCCTCTGCCAGCTATTTTGGCAAACATGCCTCCGAGCTTAATCTAGCCGAATCCGCCATGATGGCGGGTTTAATTCAGGCTCCCGAAAACTATAGTCCCTTTGTTAGCTATAAGTTGGCTAAGCAGCGTCAACTAACAGTGCTGCGTCGCATGCGAGAGCTGCAATGGATCACCCCCCAAGAAGAAGTTGCGGCTCGTAAACAACCGCTGAAATTAGGGCAAATAACTTCTTTCCAAGCCAGCAATATGCCCTATGTAACTGAGGCTGTGGTACAGGAACTAACTAAACGCTTTGGCCGCGATGCAGTCCTCAAGGGCGGGATGCGGGTGCAGACCACGATTGATACCAAGCTCCAGCGGATTGCTGAGGATACTGTAAGCCGGGGTCACTATCGTCTCTCCTACATGGCCGATCAGATGGCACTGGTCGCTGTTGACCCCAGAACTCACTTTGTCAAGGCGATGGTAGGTGGGGTCGATTATAAACAGAGCCAGTACAATCGGGCTGTGCAAGCCCTGAGGCAGCCCGGTTCCGCGTTCAAACCATTTGTTTACTATGCTGCCTTGGCCTCTGGTAAATATGGTGCTGACTCGATTGTTTATGACTCGCCTGTGAGCTATCCAGATGGCTACGAATACTATTCGCCTCAAAACTACGATGGCACCTTTGCAGGGGCGATGAGCCTGCGTCGGGCGCTAGAAATGTCACGAAATATTCCAGCAGTGAAGCTGGGGCAAGAAATTGGCCTGAATAAGGTGATTGAAATTTGTCGGACGTTGGGCATCAAAAGCCCGATGGAACCCGTAATTTCTTTGCCTTTAGGTGCAGTTGACTTGACTCCTCTAGAAATGGCGGGCTCTTATGCCACCTTTGCTAATAATGGTTGGCACTCCGAGACTACCTTTATTGCTCAGGTTACGGATAGCAGTGGCAATCTACTCCTAGACAATACGCCTAAGCCTCAGCTTGTACTCGATCCTTGGGCCTCAGCTTCGCTGAATAGTGTGTTGCAAGGAGTGATTGAGCGAGGAACGGCCACCTCAGCCCGTCTCGATCGCCCTGCTGCTGGTAAGACAGGCACGACTTCTTCCGAGCGGGATATTTGGTTTGTTGGCTATGTACCGCAGCTTTCGGTAGCCGTTTGGGTAGGGAATGACAACTACGCTCCGCTCGGATATGGAGCTACGGGGGGAACTCTAGTCGCTCCGATCTGGCGCGATTTCATGGAACAAGCGCTTCGAGGCGTACCCGCACAGAGTTTCCGCCCCGCTTCGGACTTTGAGCGGCCTTAA